The genomic stretch AAATACGTTATCGGCATTTGGCGGATTTGCCAAAACCTTTACCGGTGGCTTACTTTGAGGAATATGATGGTGAGATATTGTGGGGAGCGACAGCGCGGATCACGCTGGCTTTATTGAGTTGTCTGCGATAGACAAAAAAAGAGAGGACACCCACAGCAAGAACACGAAGGAAAGAGAGGAGGAGGAGAGAGATACCCTCTATGTCCATGCGCTGTGGGCGCTTGCAAATGATTCCGCCGCTAGGAGGAGGAGGAGGAGAGAAAGAGCCGGAATCACTCGTTTTTGCAATGCAGCAATTATTATGGATTTCGGGCAAAGCGGACAAGCTATAATTTCTAAACCTAATGGTTAGAAAAACTAACCACTGGAAGATTCGCGATCTTGCGACTGTGCCTCTTCGCGCAACCAATCAATGAAAATATCCGTATCAGCTTGATTATTATTAATTTTTTCATGTCTAAAAATAAAGTAGGCATGTTCTAACTGGATAGGTAAATTAAACGGTATACACAACCTACCCGCGTCAATATCGGATTGCGCTAAGGGTTTTATCGCTAATAATACTCCTTGACCATCCACGGCGGCATCCAGTGCCAATGAAACGTGGTTAAAATGCAAGCCCCGATTGGCATTCACCCCCTGCACATTTTGCTGTTTCAACCAGGTTACCCAACTCGGATGCCCAACATAATTAGATTCATCATGCAATAAGGTATGAAATACCAAATCTTCAGGCTGTTGCAAAGGATGCGGGTGAGCATCGCTAACCAAAGCAGGGTTACACACGGGTACAGCAGACACGGCAAACAATTTTTCTGCACCCGCAACCTGACCAGCCCCAAAGCCAATGACCACATCCACATGATTCTGACGGAAAAAGGTATCCATCCCCCCAGCATCACCTTGCAAATCAGCCGTGACCAACTGGACATTACTGTTGATCTGCATATCAATATCGGGGTATTTCAGTGAAAAACGGTGCAGGCGTGGAATCAACCATTTAGACGCAAAGGACGGCGTGGTACACACAGTAATGCTCTGCCGATGCTTTTCGCTGCGCATCAAGTGTACCGCCTCCCCCAAATTATCAAACCCTTGACGTAATTTAGGCAAGGCCGCTTCTGCACCTTGGCTGAGGGTGATGCTGCGGTTTTTACGTTCTACCAAGGCAAAGCCGAGGTAATCCTCCAGAAATTTAATCTGGTGGCTAATGGCGGCACGGGTCACATTGAGTTCCGCCGCCGCCTTGGTAAAACTCAAATGGCGAGCGACGGCCTCAAAGGCACGCAGGGCATTCAGGGGGGGTAATTGTTGGGACATCCACCGATTATGCCCTATTTACGACGACGAAACAGATACCCTCTTGTCAAATGTGTTGTTTTTTGCATAAAGCCATAAACTGCACGCCAATGTCAGCGAATAAACTAGCAACGACCCCAGTATAATCCCTAACCAACCCTGCCATGCCCAGAACGGCGCGAGCAAAAACCCGCCCACACTCGCCCCCATGTAATAAAACACCAGATACAACGATGACGCACTCGCCCGCGCCTTCAACGCATGATGGCTGACCCAGCTACTCGCCAACGAATGCGTCAGGAAAAAGCCGAAACTGCTCACCATAAACCCCCACACAATCGCAGACAGACTGGGAATCAGCGTCAACAACGAGCCACCCATCAAGCATAAAATCCCCAACGCCATACCCACTGGCGCAGAAAAATACTGCGTCACCCGCCCGGAAAACGCCGCTGCCAGCGTACCGCTCAAATACGTCAGAAACAGCAAGCCCAGCGCGTGCGGCGACAAATGATACGGTGCAGCCGCCAGCACAAACGTGATGTAGCTATACTGATTCAGAAAAATCATGAAATTACCGCCCGCAATCAGAAACGCCGCCAGCAATACCGGATTACGCAAATGTCCGCCCATGTCTTGCGCAATATGCAGCGGATGCAAAGGCTTCGGCTGGAAATGCTGCGACTTAGGCAACAGCCACACAAACGCCACCAGCACCAACGCACTCAATATTCCCACCGCCCCAAACGCCGCCGCCCAGCCGAAATGCTCCCCGACGAAACCGCCCAGCAACCGCCCGGTCACGCCCCCCAAACTATTCGCACTGATGTATACCCCCACCGCCAACACCACCGCCTTACGGCTGAATTCATCCCCCATGTAGGCAATCGCAATCGCAGGCAAGCCCCCGAGGAAAAATCCCTGCAAGCCACGCAACAACAGCAAGGTTGAATAGCTTTCCACCTGCGACAACGCCAGCGTCACCAGCACCGCCCCTGCCATCGTCACCACCATGATCGGCTTGCGCCCAATCGCATCCGACAACGGCCCATACACCAGCAAGGACAAGCCCAGCGTCAAAATCGTAATGGTCAAACTCCAGCTTGCCTGCAATTCCGTCAAATGAAATTGCAGCGCCAAGGTCGGCAGCAAGGACTGCACCACATGCAAATTGGCAAAAATCATCGCCGAACCAAGGCATAGTGCCAGCGTGGCAAGGCGAAAAGCGCGGGTGTTAGCTTCAATCATGGTTGTCTCCTGTTGAGGAGGGTTTAGAATAGTTGCACTGCAACAATAAATAAAACAGTTACGCAAAGAAATGCGTGCTTTCGTCGATTTCCTACTGGAACAACGTCCGATCTAATGCCACACTCTTTCACATACCAGCGTCAGGAAGACCCCATGCCCCACAAAGTTGTCCACATCAAAACTGTTGCCGCACAAGCACCGCTTTCCCCGGCACAAAAGAAATTCAACACCCTAATCAAGAAGATCGACGCACAGAAACAAGTGCTACGCGAATGGCAGGAAACCTTTGCGCAATGCCGTCAGGATGCCGTCGAAAAGCTGGAACCGTTACGTAAGACCCTGCACGAACACCAAGCCGACATGGTATTACTGCTCGACCAGCAATTCACCAGCCACAAATTCACGCCGAACCAGAAAGACAAACTCACCCACCTGATCACCGAAACCTGTGATGAGCTCATTACCCTCAACCAGCGTGATGATTTGAAAGCGATTTTCAACAAATACAGCGACGATGATTTCGACACACTGGATCAAGAAAGTGACGAAATGGCGCTGGAAATGATGAAAGCGATGTTTGAACAAGAATTTGGCACTACGCTGGATGATGTCGAATTTGACATCAAAGACCCGCAAGGCACTGCCGAACGGCTGGCAGAAAAGCTCAAGCAGCAACAAGAACAAGCCGAACAAGCAGCGCCCAAACGCCCACAGCCCAAGAAAAGCGCCAAACAACTGGCCAAAGAAGCCAAGGCAGCGGAAGAAGCCGCCAACGTCAGCAAATCCATCCAAGCCGTTTACCGCCAACTCACCAGCGCCTTGCACCCCGACCGCGAGCAAGACCCGGTAGAGCGCGAACGCAAAACCGAATTGATGCAACAAGTAACCGTTGCTTACGGCAGCAAGGACTTACTGAAACTGCTGGAATTACAACTTGCTGTCGAACAGATCGACCAGAGCAAACTCAACAATATCAACGCAGAGCGCCTCAAGCATTACAACAAAATCCTCAGCGACCAGTTACGCGAATTGCAGGAAGAAGTGTTCCTCAAGGAAAGCGAAATTCGCGAGATGATCAATGCGTCACCTTTCGAGCCGCTTTCCCCCAAGCGCATGATCGGCTTGCTCAAGCAGGACATGCGCACGGTGCAAGACATGATTGCCCGTATCCAACGCGACATGCGGGCGTTTCGAGATGTAAAACAACTTAAAGCGTGGCTGAAAGGGTATCGGATTCCAGAGCCGGATTTTGATCCATTTTTTGGGGATTTTCCGCCGTTTCGGTAACATTCAGAAAATTAATTGAAGTGTTTCAACCTGCGAACAGGACACTGTGATTACACACATAGAAAATTCTAATGATGCAGAACAGAAAGTTCTAATTACATCGAATAAAAAATAAGCTATGCTGGTTTTTGTATCACGCCTCTTGAATCTTTTCACAGGAAACAAGAGGTAGAAATGTGTCAACATAAAGTGGAGGTATTCACTAATGTCAATGAACCCAAGCCCCAGCCAACATAGCAATAAGCGATTTTCTACACTTGTTAATGTGCGAAAAACCATGAGAGGTAGAAAACCAGCTGTAAGCGCTAACACCCTATACAAACGGGAAACTGAGCATCAGTTCACTCAGATACCGACTCATGAAATCGCCAATGAACAATCTCAACAATCCAAAGACCTAGACCTTTCCGCTTGGGAAAAAGACTCCTGTCCACATTGCGCTTCTCTAGTTTGGACTAAGAGACACCGCACTTGGTGGCAAAAAATGTCAAAGCCCAAGCAAAATCTATGTGTCTGCCGTGAGTGTCACCAAGAGTTTTGGCGAGAGGCATTTTAGGGCAACTACACTCGTACCCACACCACGGTGGGCAATGGCTGCAATGCTTCCCGCGCCATTGCCCGTACCTGTTTGGGATCCAACCCCAAATCACCCAGCTCCCTAATCAAATATGGCATACAATGATGACTCTATTCGATGCTAATCGAGGCAACCATGCGCACCACTCTCAACCTTGATGACGAACTGCTACGCCAAGCCTTTGAACTGACCGGCATTGCCGAAAAAGCCGCCCTACTCCGTGAAAGCCTAAAAGCCCTGATCGAACGCGAAAGCGCCCGCCCCGCCGCCGCTCCACGGAAGAGGCGCTATGATTCTGGTCGGTTGCTATTACAAGGGTTGTAACCCAAGCATCAATTGCCCGTCTGGATCATCCCCTCAATCTCCGCCAACGCCGCTTGGCCTTTTTCCTGAAACAACGCCAAAGCTGCTTTCCCCACCTGCGCCCAATGCTCACATCCCCACGCCGTATACGCGGCAATCTTCCCGACATCCCCAGTTTCATGCCAATGCTGATAAGCTTCCACCAACTGCGGAGCCAGTTTCTTACGCATGGCCGACAGATTGCCGAAATAGAAATGCAGAGAGGCGGCATTGCCCCGCGCCAGCAATTCCGGCAAGGTATGCAAACAATCCGCCAGCAAATCACGCACCGCCCGCAGCATAATGTCAGCGTGCGAAGGCGGTAACGCAAACAGCATCGTTTGCCATTCGGCATCGCCCAGCACTTGCCCGGCTTTCACCTCACCGATTTCGTGCGCCACTACCGTTTCAGTTTCAGCCGCTGCCAATGCATCCAACGCCGCTTCCATATCCGTATCGAAGTCGTAACAGGACAGCGCCCGACCCATCGGATTATCCAGCCCGCTCCAGCGCCATTCGTCGACCTTTTCCCAGACCATGCGGCGCAAGGATTCGCGGCGGATGAACACCTGTTTACCTTGATTCATCGCCGGTGGCGCTTCCACATCCCGCGCCAATTCGCGCCCGGCCACCAGAATGGTGTAACCGTCCTGCTCGATGGTTTGCTCCAGTTCCGCCAGAAAAAACAGCGGGCGGCAACGTCGACCATAGCCTGCGCTGTAGACCAGCCCTGCCCCGTTCAAGGCAGCATTAATCGCTTCGTTGGCAAACGGGTCGTGTTCGCCGCTACCATTCAGCGGCAAGGGTGCGTAATCCTGCGCGTCCAGTTCATCCCATATCACTT from Thiothrix litoralis encodes the following:
- the gcvA gene encoding transcriptional regulator GcvA codes for the protein MSQQLPPLNALRAFEAVARHLSFTKAAAELNVTRAAISHQIKFLEDYLGFALVERKNRSITLSQGAEAALPKLRQGFDNLGEAVHLMRSEKHRQSITVCTTPSFASKWLIPRLHRFSLKYPDIDMQINSNVQLVTADLQGDAGGMDTFFRQNHVDVVIGFGAGQVAGAEKLFAVSAVPVCNPALVSDAHPHPLQQPEDLVFHTLLHDESNYVGHPSWVTWLKQQNVQGVNANRGLHFNHVSLALDAAVDGQGVLLAIKPLAQSDIDAGRLCIPFNLPIQLEHAYFIFRHEKINNNQADTDIFIDWLREEAQSQDRESSSG
- a CDS encoding MFS transporter, with the translated sequence MIEANTRAFRLATLALCLGSAMIFANLHVVQSLLPTLALQFHLTELQASWSLTITILTLGLSLLVYGPLSDAIGRKPIMVVTMAGAVLVTLALSQVESYSTLLLLRGLQGFFLGGLPAIAIAYMGDEFSRKAVVLAVGVYISANSLGGVTGRLLGGFVGEHFGWAAAFGAVGILSALVLVAFVWLLPKSQHFQPKPLHPLHIAQDMGGHLRNPVLLAAFLIAGGNFMIFLNQYSYITFVLAAAPYHLSPHALGLLFLTYLSGTLAAAFSGRVTQYFSAPVGMALGILCLMGGSLLTLIPSLSAIVWGFMVSSFGFFLTHSLASSWVSHHALKARASASSLYLVFYYMGASVGGFLLAPFWAWQGWLGIILGSLLVYSLTLACSLWLYAKNNTFDKRVSVSSS
- a CDS encoding molecular chaperone DnaJ, which translates into the protein MPHKVVHIKTVAAQAPLSPAQKKFNTLIKKIDAQKQVLREWQETFAQCRQDAVEKLEPLRKTLHEHQADMVLLLDQQFTSHKFTPNQKDKLTHLITETCDELITLNQRDDLKAIFNKYSDDDFDTLDQESDEMALEMMKAMFEQEFGTTLDDVEFDIKDPQGTAERLAEKLKQQQEQAEQAAPKRPQPKKSAKQLAKEAKAAEEAANVSKSIQAVYRQLTSALHPDREQDPVERERKTELMQQVTVAYGSKDLLKLLELQLAVEQIDQSKLNNINAERLKHYNKILSDQLRELQEEVFLKESEIREMINASPFEPLSPKRMIGLLKQDMRTVQDMIARIQRDMRAFRDVKQLKAWLKGYRIPEPDFDPFFGDFPPFR
- a CDS encoding type II toxin-antitoxin system VapB family antitoxin; this translates as MLIEATMRTTLNLDDELLRQAFELTGIAEKAALLRESLKALIERESARPAAAPRKRRYDSGRLLLQGL
- a CDS encoding Sfum_1244 family protein translates to MHTQHQDLIQAVQRNCHIADARHAGDYTLCVYLLKMREFFRWEKGIRLSDVVTSDDVGEWLTQREVIWDELDAQDYAPLPLNGSGEHDPFANEAINAALNGAGLVYSAGYGRRCRPLFFLAELEQTIEQDGYTILVAGRELARDVEAPPAMNQGKQVFIRRESLRRMVWEKVDEWRWSGLDNPMGRALSCYDFDTDMEAALDALAAAETETVVAHEIGEVKAGQVLGDAEWQTMLFALPPSHADIMLRAVRDLLADCLHTLPELLARGNAASLHFYFGNLSAMRKKLAPQLVEAYQHWHETGDVGKIAAYTAWGCEHWAQVGKAALALFQEKGQAALAEIEGMIQTGN